In Paenibacillus ihbetae, the following are encoded in one genomic region:
- a CDS encoding ABC transporter substrate-binding protein produces MRKRVNVYISLFLVMAMLLAGCSGSGSGTDDSAEPPGNTSDKKVKLTAIMTKHALTKPLAEMEWLQKVEEAAGVEIEWQEITADWGQKKGTMLASGDIPDLFIGPNVITDADFAQFQGLFQDLSGMLDQAPNVQKMFNEKPDTKLIATQPDGKIYGLPKYQRFWPASASRQFINQKWLDELGLEMPTTWDELYEVLVAFKEKDANGNGDPNDEIPMDWPGGIGGYFNPAVMLGSMGITLTDGSPQGYFVEDGKVKNYLTDERYKTMVAFLHKLYQAGLINPEVFTHDYTKYQSVARGEGDTAKVGFTWGWVASDRFGQQLASQYASMPPLKATADYAGELSWSYDYYSLNYGTNHIVMSAKSKQKEAAMRFINELYAPEVGMQVLFGSIGPNIKDNGDGTYSVLPPADDKMDPGTWKWTSTMADNGAFYIPDSLELTLGTDMQEVLGQSEPLAEALEVDPEKDVFPGMFIKYSTMDNNTMSLNNTNVMNLAESSFAKWVTKGGIESEWDAYVKESEKAGLNQNLEIMQKYYDEYMSKN; encoded by the coding sequence ATGCGGAAAAGAGTAAACGTTTACATCTCACTCTTCTTGGTCATGGCGATGCTGCTGGCCGGATGCAGCGGTTCCGGAAGCGGAACGGACGATTCAGCCGAACCACCGGGTAACACTTCAGACAAAAAAGTAAAGCTGACGGCCATCATGACCAAGCATGCTTTGACAAAGCCGCTGGCTGAGATGGAGTGGCTGCAGAAAGTGGAAGAAGCCGCCGGGGTGGAGATCGAATGGCAGGAAATTACGGCCGATTGGGGACAGAAGAAGGGAACGATGCTGGCAAGCGGCGACATTCCGGATTTGTTCATCGGACCGAATGTGATCACGGACGCGGATTTCGCCCAGTTCCAGGGACTGTTCCAGGACTTGTCCGGCATGCTTGACCAGGCACCGAACGTGCAGAAGATGTTCAACGAAAAGCCGGATACGAAGCTCATCGCTACCCAGCCCGACGGGAAAATTTACGGGCTTCCGAAATATCAACGCTTCTGGCCCGCATCGGCTAGCCGTCAGTTCATTAACCAGAAGTGGCTTGATGAGCTCGGGCTGGAAATGCCGACGACGTGGGACGAATTGTACGAGGTGCTCGTCGCGTTCAAAGAGAAGGATGCCAACGGCAACGGCGACCCGAATGACGAAATACCGATGGATTGGCCGGGAGGCATCGGCGGATATTTCAACCCGGCGGTCATGCTTGGCAGCATGGGGATCACACTGACGGACGGGAGCCCGCAGGGCTATTTTGTAGAAGACGGCAAGGTGAAGAATTATCTTACGGACGAGCGCTACAAGACAATGGTCGCTTTTCTTCATAAGCTGTATCAGGCGGGATTGATCAATCCGGAAGTGTTTACGCACGACTATACCAAGTATCAGTCCGTTGCACGGGGCGAAGGGGATACGGCGAAGGTCGGCTTTACTTGGGGCTGGGTGGCTTCCGATCGGTTCGGACAGCAGCTTGCGTCGCAATACGCTTCCATGCCGCCGCTTAAGGCGACGGCCGATTATGCCGGAGAACTGTCCTGGAGCTATGACTACTACTCGCTCAACTACGGAACGAACCATATCGTCATGTCGGCAAAGAGCAAGCAGAAGGAAGCGGCGATGCGGTTCATCAACGAGCTGTACGCGCCGGAAGTCGGGATGCAGGTGCTGTTCGGATCGATTGGGCCGAATATTAAAGACAACGGGGACGGTACATACAGCGTTCTGCCTCCGGCGGATGACAAAATGGATCCGGGCACGTGGAAATGGACATCGACGATGGCGGATAACGGGGCTTTCTACATTCCGGATTCGCTGGAGCTGACGCTCGGTACCGATATGCAGGAGGTGCTCGGCCAATCGGAGCCGCTTGCCGAAGCGCTGGAGGTCGATCCGGAGAAGGATGTTTTTCCGGGCATGTTCATTAAATATTCGACGATGGACAACAACACGATGAGCCTGAACAACACCAACGTCATGAATCTGGCCGAGTCCAGCTTTGCCAAATGGGTGACCAAGGGCGGCATTGAATCGGAATGGGATGCTTACGTGAAGGAAAGCGAGAAGGCCGGCCTTAATCAAAACCTGGAGATCATGCAGAAATATTACGACGAGTACATGAGCAAGAACTAA
- a CDS encoding ABC transporter permease, producing MRSPKGIQSLVRDYQLWIMILPAILVILVFNYIPMYGIQLAFRDFDFTKGLTGGEWRGLAYFEQFIDSYLFTDLMRNTFLISLASIVLGFPAPIILALILNQIRKKRMKKLMQTTVYLPHFISVIVLVGMLNVLLSSETGVVGHFMKSIGLGHINLLASTSTFIPVYVLSDIWQHCGWNSIIYLAALSAVDPQLYDAAKIDGASRWQTIRYVDIPALVPTIIILFILSMGSILSTGFEKIFLMQNALNLPVSEVIATYVYKIGIISNQFSLASAIGLFNTLINFVFLFAMNAISKRVSNTSLF from the coding sequence ATGCGGTCACCCAAAGGCATTCAGAGCTTGGTACGCGATTATCAATTATGGATTATGATTTTGCCGGCGATCCTGGTCATTCTGGTGTTCAACTACATCCCCATGTACGGAATTCAGCTGGCCTTTCGGGATTTTGATTTTACCAAAGGCCTTACCGGCGGGGAATGGAGAGGGCTTGCATATTTCGAGCAGTTCATCGACAGTTATCTGTTCACGGATTTGATGCGCAATACGTTTCTAATCAGCCTGGCTTCGATTGTTCTGGGCTTTCCGGCTCCGATTATTCTGGCGCTAATTCTGAACCAGATTCGAAAAAAGCGAATGAAAAAGCTCATGCAGACGACGGTGTATTTGCCTCATTTTATTTCCGTCATCGTTCTGGTCGGCATGCTCAACGTGCTGCTGTCCTCGGAAACCGGCGTGGTCGGTCATTTCATGAAATCAATCGGGCTCGGACATATCAATCTGCTGGCCTCCACCTCGACCTTTATCCCGGTCTACGTGCTCTCGGATATTTGGCAGCATTGCGGGTGGAACAGCATTATCTATCTGGCGGCGTTGTCCGCAGTAGACCCCCAGCTCTATGATGCGGCCAAAATCGACGGCGCCAGCCGCTGGCAGACGATCCGGTACGTGGATATTCCCGCGCTCGTGCCGACGATCATCATTTTGTTCATTCTCAGCATGGGCAGCATTCTCAGCACCGGCTTCGAGAAAATATTCCTGATGCAAAACGCTCTCAACCTGCCGGTATCCGAGGTCATTGCGACGTATGTGTACAAGATTGGCATCATCTCCAACCAATTCAGCTTGGCTTCAGCCATCGGGCTGTTTAATACCTTGATTAATTTCGTGTTTCTGTTTGCCATGAACGCCATTTCAAAACGTGTGTCCAATACGAGCCTATTCTAA
- a CDS encoding MFS transporter, with translation MNRLTMYLVTLGVFLTATSELVVSGILYPISEDLHISLALAGQLITAYSLSFAIGTPILVSLTARMDRKKVLLGSLLVYIAGSLVSFASHNIWLLMGARVLLGVSSGVYLVSAMGAAAKLAAPEQLGRAIGTIVLGFSSAMVLGVPIGITIANALSWQSIFLLLAVLSLLIVFLLARLLPNVEGDEPVPFHQQFKVLGSILIVSALLLTLFRESGNSVLFTYIAAFLQDIFRISPAGISLVMLVLGVLGAFGARLGGYGVDRFGAPKVIISSMLIHIGVFAILPLLHSPLIGLPLIGLMAVSMFAAGPAVQSYFIQQAPGSPNLILSLNTSIIHLGLAAGAGAGGFMVNTSSTLQYHPWVGAFVLALGLAAGLVSFSAGRRKSLSKAPAA, from the coding sequence ATGAACAGACTCACAATGTATTTAGTCACGCTCGGGGTGTTTTTGACCGCTACCTCCGAGCTGGTTGTCTCCGGCATCTTGTATCCCATATCGGAGGACCTGCATATTTCGCTTGCACTCGCCGGCCAATTGATTACGGCCTATTCCTTATCGTTCGCCATCGGAACACCGATCCTGGTATCACTTACCGCACGCATGGACCGAAAAAAGGTGCTGCTTGGCTCGCTCCTGGTATATATCGCCGGAAGCCTCGTTTCCTTTGCCAGCCACAACATATGGCTGCTCATGGGAGCCCGGGTTCTGCTGGGCGTGAGCTCGGGCGTCTATCTGGTGTCCGCCATGGGAGCAGCCGCCAAGCTGGCTGCTCCGGAGCAGCTGGGCCGGGCCATCGGAACGATCGTTCTCGGCTTCAGCAGCGCTATGGTGCTTGGGGTTCCGATCGGCATAACGATCGCAAATGCCCTGAGCTGGCAGTCCATCTTCCTGCTGCTGGCCGTGCTTAGCCTGCTGATTGTTTTCCTTCTCGCGCGTCTCCTGCCTAATGTGGAAGGAGATGAGCCGGTACCGTTTCATCAGCAATTCAAAGTGCTGGGCAGCATCCTGATAGTCAGCGCCTTGCTCCTTACGCTGTTCCGGGAATCCGGCAATTCAGTATTATTCACCTATATTGCGGCATTCCTGCAGGACATCTTCCGGATTTCTCCTGCAGGAATCAGCCTCGTCATGCTTGTGCTTGGCGTTCTGGGCGCCTTCGGGGCAAGACTTGGGGGATACGGCGTCGACCGGTTCGGCGCCCCCAAAGTCATTATCTCCAGCATGCTGATCCACATCGGGGTATTCGCCATTCTTCCGCTCTTGCACTCCCCTCTGATCGGCCTTCCCCTTATCGGACTGATGGCCGTCTCGATGTTCGCCGCGGGTCCGGCCGTTCAGAGCTATTTCATCCAGCAAGCCCCGGGCTCTCCGAACCTGATTTTGAGCTTGAATACGTCGATCATCCACCTGGGGCTTGCGGCTGGGGCCGGAGCCGGCGGCTTCATGGTCAACACGTCCTCCACGCTGCAATACCACCCGTGGGTCGGAGCGTTCGTGCTTGCGCTTGGCCTGGCAGCTGGGCTGGTCAGCTTCTCTGCCGGAAGAAGAAAGTCGCTTTCCAAAGCGCCAGCCGCCTGA
- a CDS encoding winged helix-turn-helix transcriptional regulator, protein MCTVLQILGAKWAFLVIAQLAQGPKRFNQLHRDVAVVKTQSLTNVLRHLELSGIVSRTVIPTVPVSVEYALTAKGMDFLDSLTAMERWAMKWGAEPLRQTQS, encoded by the coding sequence ATCTGCACGGTTCTTCAAATACTCGGCGCAAAATGGGCCTTTCTGGTCATCGCGCAGCTGGCGCAGGGACCCAAACGGTTCAACCAGCTTCATCGGGACGTCGCGGTCGTGAAGACGCAGTCCCTTACCAACGTGCTGCGGCATCTGGAGCTTTCCGGGATCGTCTCCCGGACGGTAATTCCGACCGTGCCGGTGTCGGTGGAATATGCCCTGACGGCGAAAGGCATGGATTTCCTGGATTCATTGACGGCAATGGAGCGCTGGGCCATGAAATGGGGAGCCGAGCCGCTCCGGCAGACCCAATCCTGA
- a CDS encoding DinB family protein: MLNIEDFCEQWNKEVQITERVMNALTDASLKQSITEQHRSLGQLAWHLVMSIQYMSMLGLSFEGPSREQKIPDSASVILDSYRGVSRAFTDAVKSQWTEKDLYVSHDIAGEAWRNGESLQFLIVHQAHHRGQMTVLMRQAGIRIPELYGPTYDTWIDKGMDPLV, from the coding sequence ATGTTGAATATCGAGGATTTTTGCGAACAATGGAACAAAGAGGTTCAAATCACCGAGCGGGTAATGAACGCTTTGACCGATGCATCGCTGAAGCAGTCCATTACGGAGCAGCACCGTTCGTTGGGACAGCTCGCCTGGCATCTGGTCATGTCGATCCAGTATATGAGCATGCTCGGTTTGAGTTTTGAAGGTCCGTCGCGGGAGCAGAAAATTCCGGATTCCGCGAGCGTCATTCTGGACAGCTACCGCGGGGTTAGCCGGGCATTTACCGACGCCGTGAAGTCTCAATGGACGGAGAAGGATCTTTACGTGTCTCATGATATCGCTGGAGAGGCCTGGAGAAACGGAGAGTCATTGCAATTCCTCATCGTCCATCAAGCCCATCACCGCGGACAGATGACCGTGCTTATGCGGCAGGCCGGCATCCGGATTCCGGAGCTCTACGGCCCAACCTATGATACCTGGATCGACAAGGGCATGGACCCGCTCGTCTAA
- a CDS encoding AraC family transcriptional regulator: protein MGKPKANLLTKLLISYFLVLLFPIAMILFYYYPYSADVVKEKELDWNAHITEQFMTTMDTFTGYVYNLPYELVQNREFRMYQAEESDYQRVLIANEMKKYNATDAFIYNTLLYVKNIGYLFSKTGSAYSVQDLAIPGVGFYYEAWPHEEMVNTLNTLSRPIVRPVENVIIPGHNRLRLLTFLQPLPVGGSNSPGAVLIMVREDTILRMMRSVSEIYTGDFFVFDHEGRPLVASNKTIYEASDEMPALVQGMGADPGSTSGIERINGISYLVSTSVSDKNGWKYVSLIPVSESLQGLRTIQWNTALLVGLVLLLEVIVVYISIRKNYHPIRRLVDVAVSLFEPQQRRPMNEIDTIRYTLSELSAANSRLDERVKGTLPIMRDNILFGLVSGQYGTWESFAQEADKVGVTFGGFRPGSETKPQGSPFHDPPSPIDPAQEAPPAAVPVDPAQEAPSPAASVLETMQGGHPAVSGDTILTVAVLACESGEEFNTAADFCRQAEDRWPDGVNGYFCRSVYHHEIVLICAHPPSFPLQAFLTQLQEELVSAEGTRVMIGIGKPGEYRCPRAAQTSYLQALRTVEHVRVRQAAPVLTFDEIGATHSGAVSYVAEMLQSLELSILKNEPEMVAGLTERLIGYIRSDGMPPHMIRSVYLNTVTVIINGLQRFRREDQTLLRLTDAAFKPRYTMEQMTGIIRESSLKLCEFIRETIPAARTATREEILAVIDDKGLDPSCSLQLMADHFGMSVSNFSHHFKKTMGQNFKEYIERLRIQTSIQLLRETDETLESIAQKSGYTNTSSFIRAFKKIMGTTPGQYRSTHKDA from the coding sequence TTGGGAAAGCCGAAAGCGAACCTGCTGACCAAGCTGCTGATTTCCTATTTTCTTGTGCTGCTGTTTCCGATTGCCATGATTTTGTTCTATTACTACCCGTATTCCGCCGATGTCGTGAAGGAGAAGGAGCTGGATTGGAACGCGCATATTACCGAGCAGTTTATGACTACTATGGATACGTTCACGGGGTATGTGTACAACCTGCCGTACGAGCTTGTCCAGAACCGCGAATTCAGGATGTACCAGGCGGAGGAGAGCGACTATCAACGCGTGCTCATTGCCAATGAAATGAAAAAATACAACGCAACCGATGCCTTTATTTACAACACGCTGCTGTACGTGAAGAACATCGGTTATTTGTTTTCCAAGACTGGAAGCGCATACAGCGTGCAGGATTTGGCGATTCCCGGCGTGGGATTCTATTATGAGGCCTGGCCGCATGAGGAGATGGTGAACACGCTCAACACATTAAGCCGGCCCATCGTGCGGCCGGTGGAGAACGTCATTATTCCCGGTCATAACCGGCTCAGGCTGCTGACCTTCCTTCAGCCGCTGCCGGTCGGCGGCTCCAACTCGCCGGGCGCCGTCCTTATCATGGTCCGGGAGGACACGATCCTTCGGATGATGCGGTCGGTATCCGAAATTTATACCGGGGATTTTTTTGTTTTTGATCATGAGGGACGGCCTCTGGTCGCTTCCAACAAGACGATCTATGAGGCGTCCGATGAAATGCCGGCGCTCGTACAGGGCATGGGAGCAGACCCGGGGTCCACATCCGGAATCGAGCGGATCAACGGGATTTCGTATCTCGTCTCGACGTCGGTATCGGATAAGAACGGGTGGAAATATGTGAGCCTGATTCCGGTGTCGGAATCGCTGCAAGGCCTACGGACCATTCAATGGAATACGGCCCTCCTCGTCGGGCTTGTTTTGCTGCTTGAGGTGATCGTGGTTTACATTTCCATCCGTAAAAATTATCATCCGATCAGGCGGCTTGTCGATGTGGCGGTCAGCTTGTTCGAGCCGCAGCAGCGAAGGCCCATGAACGAGATCGATACAATCCGCTATACGCTCAGCGAGCTGTCCGCCGCCAACAGCAGGCTTGACGAAAGGGTGAAGGGAACGTTACCGATTATGCGGGATAATATCCTGTTCGGGCTCGTCAGCGGGCAATACGGGACGTGGGAGTCATTCGCGCAGGAGGCGGATAAGGTCGGAGTTACGTTTGGCGGATTCCGGCCAGGCAGCGAAACCAAGCCTCAGGGCTCCCCATTTCACGATCCTCCATCACCAATCGACCCGGCCCAAGAAGCACCACCGGCTGCTGTGCCGGTCGACCCGGCCCAAGAAGCACCATCGCCTGCTGCTTCGGTTCTTGAGACGATGCAGGGGGGCCATCCGGCTGTGTCCGGCGATACCATTCTTACGGTGGCCGTGCTGGCGTGCGAATCCGGGGAAGAGTTCAATACCGCTGCGGATTTCTGCAGGCAAGCCGAGGATCGCTGGCCTGACGGCGTGAACGGATATTTTTGCAGAAGCGTGTATCATCATGAAATCGTCCTGATTTGCGCTCATCCACCGAGCTTTCCGCTTCAAGCCTTTTTGACGCAGCTCCAGGAGGAGCTCGTCAGCGCAGAGGGGACCCGGGTGATGATCGGCATCGGGAAGCCGGGAGAATACCGCTGCCCGAGGGCGGCGCAAACGTCATATTTGCAGGCGCTCCGGACGGTGGAGCATGTGCGGGTTCGCCAAGCAGCGCCGGTGCTGACCTTTGACGAGATCGGAGCGACGCATTCCGGCGCCGTCTCTTACGTCGCCGAGATGCTGCAGTCGCTGGAGCTCTCCATCCTGAAGAACGAGCCCGAGATGGTGGCCGGCTTGACCGAACGGCTGATCGGGTATATCCGCAGTGACGGCATGCCGCCGCATATGATCCGAAGCGTGTATCTAAACACGGTGACCGTCATCATCAACGGCCTGCAGCGCTTTCGCCGCGAAGATCAAACGCTCCTGCGGCTGACGGACGCGGCTTTCAAGCCGCGCTATACCATGGAGCAAATGACCGGCATTATTCGCGAGAGCAGCTTGAAGCTGTGCGAATTCATCCGGGAGACGATCCCCGCCGCCCGCACGGCAACACGGGAAGAGATCCTGGCGGTCATCGATGACAAAGGGTTGGATCCGAGCTGCTCCCTGCAGCTGATGGCTGACCACTTCGGCATGTCCGTATCGAATTTCAGCCACCATTTCAAGAAAACGATGGGACAAAATTTCAAGGAATACATCGAACGGCTTCGCATTCAAACATCGATTCAGCTGCTGCGGGAGACCGACGAAACGCTGGAGTCGATCGCTCAGAAGTCGGGATACACCAATACCTCGAGCTTTATCCGGGCCTTCAAGAAAATCATGGGCACCACGCCGGGGCAATACCGGAGCACTCACAAGGACGCGTGA
- a CDS encoding cupin domain-containing protein has translation MAVSYMDFTSPSVRFTYDVNQNRFFTKDSQNYINSLSINQLNTLGNASLLDIYLSRGNVVEPHIHQNASELVYAVTGAATVSMINPFTKELLNFPIAPGQVALVPQGWWHYEIATADDTHLLAIFDAPVPEFIGGSDLLRLTPASVFAHTYCLNEAKVKETLAPIKDTVVIGPPKDCPNQGQVQGEMTQQHPSYHQQQNPHGSPYKRDYYDMFQQQQEQLLEQQERHFQQPFHHPSGQQPQEQLPRRQVIGNGWDIFAEEF, from the coding sequence ATGGCAGTGTCTTATATGGATTTTACTTCGCCGTCTGTACGGTTTACTTACGACGTCAACCAAAACCGATTTTTCACGAAGGATAGCCAGAACTATATCAATTCCCTATCCATCAACCAATTGAATACGCTTGGCAATGCCTCGCTGCTGGATATCTATCTCAGCAGGGGCAATGTCGTGGAGCCGCACATCCACCAGAACGCATCCGAATTAGTGTATGCCGTCACGGGAGCGGCAACGGTATCCATGATCAATCCGTTTACGAAGGAGCTGTTGAATTTTCCGATTGCGCCGGGGCAGGTTGCCCTCGTGCCTCAAGGCTGGTGGCATTACGAAATCGCTACGGCTGACGATACGCATTTATTGGCCATCTTTGACGCTCCGGTTCCCGAGTTCATCGGGGGCTCCGATCTTCTGCGGCTGACACCGGCCAGCGTCTTTGCGCACACGTACTGCCTGAATGAGGCCAAAGTGAAAGAAACCCTCGCGCCAATTAAGGATACGGTCGTGATCGGCCCGCCGAAAGACTGCCCGAACCAAGGGCAGGTCCAGGGTGAAATGACTCAGCAGCATCCTTCCTATCATCAGCAGCAAAATCCGCACGGCTCCCCTTATAAACGCGATTATTACGATATGTTTCAGCAGCAGCAGGAGCAGCTGCTCGAGCAGCAAGAGCGCCATTTCCAGCAGCCGTTTCATCACCCCTCCGGGCAGCAGCCGCAGGAGCAGCTCCCCCGTCGTCAGGTCATCGGAAACGGCTGGGACATTTTTGCCGAGGAATTCTAG
- a CDS encoding dipeptidase translates to MSVDYKAYFAEHRETHLNELKEWLSIPSISALSEHKGDVARAAEWLAGKLTEAGLEHVEIHQTDGHPIITADYLHAEGKPTLLIYGHYDVQPVDPLHLWETPPFEPAIRDGKLYARGATDDKGQLFLHVKAVEAILKQEKELPVNIKFCIEGEEEVSSPNLPLYLDNNKDKLAADAILISDTSLLAPGKPAISTGLRGLCSLELSLETANTDLHSGTYGGGVPNALHAMVSLLASLHDEQGRVAVDGFYDGVLELSPEMREEFAKQEFDEEKLQKDLGLDSLYGEEGFSFVERVGARPTLELNGVYGGFQGEGSKTVIPREAHAKITCRLVANQDPQAVLDAIEKHLHAHTPVGAKIAFKPKEKAFAFNIDPSHPMLQKAADAFENVYGTRALFTKDGGSIPIVEKLSSTLNAPAVMMGFGLPDENLHAPNEHFNLENFDKGLLTIVEYMKLV, encoded by the coding sequence ATGAGCGTTGATTATAAAGCGTATTTCGCGGAGCACCGGGAGACTCATCTTAACGAGCTGAAAGAGTGGCTGTCGATCCCGAGCATCTCGGCCTTGTCCGAGCATAAAGGCGACGTTGCCAGAGCTGCGGAATGGCTTGCAGGCAAGCTGACCGAGGCGGGACTCGAGCATGTTGAAATTCACCAGACGGACGGACACCCGATCATTACCGCCGATTATCTCCACGCGGAAGGAAAGCCGACCCTGCTGATTTACGGCCATTACGACGTCCAGCCCGTTGACCCGCTTCACCTGTGGGAGACGCCGCCGTTTGAGCCTGCGATCCGGGACGGCAAGCTGTACGCACGCGGAGCTACCGACGACAAGGGTCAGCTGTTTCTGCATGTTAAGGCGGTCGAAGCCATTTTGAAGCAGGAGAAGGAGCTGCCTGTCAATATTAAGTTCTGTATCGAAGGGGAGGAGGAGGTGTCCAGCCCGAACCTGCCGCTGTATCTCGATAATAACAAGGACAAGCTGGCTGCCGATGCGATTCTGATCTCAGACACTTCCCTGCTTGCTCCGGGCAAGCCTGCGATCTCGACAGGCCTTCGCGGATTATGCTCCCTCGAGCTGTCCCTTGAAACAGCCAACACCGATCTTCATTCCGGTACATACGGCGGCGGCGTGCCGAACGCCCTGCATGCGATGGTGTCCTTGCTGGCATCGCTTCATGACGAGCAAGGCCGCGTCGCGGTTGACGGCTTTTACGACGGCGTGCTCGAGCTTTCCCCTGAAATGCGCGAGGAATTCGCCAAGCAGGAGTTTGACGAAGAGAAGCTCCAGAAGGATCTCGGGCTGGATTCCCTCTACGGCGAAGAAGGCTTCTCCTTCGTGGAACGCGTCGGCGCGCGCCCAACGCTTGAGCTGAACGGGGTATATGGCGGATTCCAGGGCGAAGGCAGCAAGACGGTCATTCCGAGGGAAGCCCATGCGAAAATCACCTGCCGTCTGGTGGCCAACCAGGATCCGCAGGCTGTTCTCGATGCGATCGAGAAGCATCTGCATGCCCACACCCCGGTCGGCGCCAAGATCGCCTTCAAGCCGAAGGAAAAGGCATTCGCCTTCAACATCGATCCGTCCCATCCGATGCTGCAGAAAGCCGCAGACGCCTTCGAGAACGTCTACGGCACGCGTGCGCTGTTTACGAAAGACGGAGGATCGATTCCGATCGTGGAGAAGCTGTCCAGCACGCTGAACGCCCCTGCCGTGATGATGGGCTTTGGCTTGCCGGATGAAAATCTGCATGCGCCGAATGAACATTTTAATTTGGAAAATTTCGATAAAGGCTTGCTGACGATCGTGGAGTATATGAAGCTGGTCTAA
- a CDS encoding zinc-dependent alcohol dehydrogenase: MRAVTFQGAKDIQVKQVEAPSIQTEDDIIVRITSTAICGSDLHIYLGGMPAAKDYVIGHEPMGIVEEVGSNVTRVKKGDRVVIPFNVSCGHCYYCSHDMESQCDSSNRNPDVHSGGYLGFTARYGNYPGGQAEYLRVPYGNFMPLVIPESCELEDEALLLLSDVLPTAYWSVENAGVKHGDTVTVLGCGPVGLMVQKFAWLKGAKRVIAIDRVPYRLEKARRMNQAEVYNFEDYDDMGLYIREITKGGSDIVIDCVGMDGKKTAMEAIGQKLKLQGGTLSAVDIAIEAVRKFGTIQLTGVYGSLYNMFPLGHIFERNITLTMGQAPVIHYMPELFKKITAGEIDPTEIISHRLPLEQASEAYRIFHEHEDECTKVVLKP; the protein is encoded by the coding sequence ATGAGAGCAGTTACGTTTCAGGGAGCCAAGGACATTCAAGTGAAGCAGGTGGAGGCTCCGTCGATCCAAACCGAGGACGATATCATCGTTCGAATTACATCAACGGCGATTTGCGGCTCGGATCTTCATATTTATCTAGGGGGTATGCCGGCGGCGAAGGATTATGTCATCGGGCATGAGCCCATGGGGATCGTGGAGGAAGTCGGCTCCAACGTGACCCGCGTGAAAAAAGGAGACCGGGTCGTGATTCCGTTCAACGTATCGTGCGGACACTGCTATTACTGCAGTCACGATATGGAGAGTCAATGCGACAGCTCCAACCGCAATCCGGATGTCCATTCCGGCGGATATCTCGGCTTCACTGCCCGTTACGGGAATTATCCCGGCGGTCAAGCCGAGTATTTGCGGGTGCCTTACGGCAACTTCATGCCTCTGGTCATTCCGGAATCGTGCGAGCTTGAGGATGAGGCGCTGCTCCTCCTCTCCGATGTGCTGCCCACCGCCTACTGGAGCGTCGAAAATGCCGGCGTCAAGCATGGCGATACGGTAACGGTGCTGGGCTGCGGGCCGGTCGGACTGATGGTCCAGAAGTTCGCCTGGTTGAAAGGGGCAAAACGAGTCATTGCCATCGACAGAGTGCCGTATCGCCTGGAGAAGGCAAGAAGGATGAACCAGGCTGAAGTCTATAATTTCGAGGACTACGATGATATGGGCTTGTACATTCGCGAAATCACGAAAGGCGGTTCCGATATCGTCATTGATTGCGTCGGCATGGACGGCAAGAAAACGGCGATGGAGGCCATCGGCCAAAAGCTGAAGCTCCAGGGCGGCACGCTGAGCGCGGTCGACATTGCCATCGAGGCGGTCCGGAAATTCGGCACCATCCAGCTTACCGGCGTATATGGCTCTTTGTACAATATGTTTCCGCTGGGGCATATTTTTGAACGAAACATCACGCTCACGATGGGGCAAGCGCCCGTCATCCATTACATGCCGGAGCTGTTCAAGAAAATCACGGCCGGGGAGATCGATCCGACCGAGATTATCTCCCACCGCCTGCCGCTTGAGCAAGCCAGCGAAGCCTACCGGATTTTCCATGAGCATGAGGACGAATGCACCAAGGTGGTACTGAAGCCTTAA